The segment ATGAATGCCCTGTCTGTACTCAATATTTCACGGTATGCTGTTTACTCTCGACATAAGGTGCTTGCATTCCAAGAGTAGTTTTTAGCATGATGAGATGCTGTACCTGTTGTGATGAATGCGCCCTCACTTTCACTGAGGTACAATCTTCATCTTATTTCCACAGCTTGATGTGATTGGGCAAGGAGGATCTCCAGATGGacatgatgatgacgatgacgatgaccaccaccaccaccaccatcactaAGGATCTGCAGCTCATGGCAATAAAATGCAGTGCCAATACCATTTTGGCCACAGCCTTGTGAAGCTGTGCAGAACTTCAGCCTCTTGGCCTTGTGGTGTTCAGTAGACCTGACCATGTCAACCTGTCTGTTTGCCAATTGCCACACAGCTAGGAAGCTGGAACATCACGTGGTTTTTGTTACATGATCCTTGCAGAAACTCGGCTATTataaataatgggattcattACACAGCGGTGTCCTTTTGCTATTCAACATTCTGTTGAAACAAGATAAAAGAAAAAacttactccctccataccaaattataagtcatttcaagaatcttggagagtcaaagcatctcaagtttgaccaaattttagCTCTTGAAGCTTCTTTTTCATGCATGCTGTCAATTTTGAACAAAAGGTCTTAGGCTGTGATTTTTCATTCCTGCTATCAGTTTCATGCCAGTTTGTGTATTATTGTGGAAAGCATATCACAGGTGTAAACTGGTGACCATATCAACCTTGGTGTAGGCAACTAAACACAGTTCCTGCTGCCCAGTTTTTGAATAAAAGCAAatgcaggcaaccaaacacCACCTGGAGCTAGCCTGACTGTTCTCATGCATGCAACCAAACAAAGGGGTGTTGCATGCATTGAGCCTGGCCAAAGCTGGCCTGGCTGACTGGTGCGAGACTGGCTCCCAAACAGACCCCAAATGAAGGCACATACAACACACGAGGTGCTCCAGTCCTAGAACTTTAGTCCACCTATTTGGTCAAAAAGACATGTGTGTTATAAACTAATAATGATAATAAttggataggaatatatttgaTAATTGGATAGTAATCAAATAGCTGTGCGCCTTATAAAAGATTCAATTAGTCCACCTATTTGGATGAACTATGACTATATATTGACTAAAAGTTTAGCAAATAGCAATTTCTTCAGTGTAATTGAGATCGTACATGTTTTTCCCTGAAACATTGACAAATAACGTACATCTTCCATGCTCATggtctttttttttccaaaataaCATGTAATCGAATAACACATATGCTTTTTCCCTGTGACATTGTAAAATGTGTATTTTTTTTTGGCTGATTCTGTTATTAGTGGATTTTGGTGTACACTTCCAACTAGCTAGACAACCTTAACTAATTTAACATAATTTTTAGCCTAGCTAGTAACTAGCTCTAGCCAATGTTATCttaaacgctaaacggtaaacagtcggtcacccttcgtttagcgtttaaactgtttaaacggattaaaacggtctaaacggttttacacaatattacaaaaatgtgcatattttttaatgtaaaatcaatcattctatcatttatacatatttatgcaactaaaatccatttattttattatgtatatatgtttatgcatgttagaatatttaaatatacatatttatgcatataacaaatcaattttatatatttataaatataataaatttaagTATACAAATTGTTAATATAAAATTCAACTAGATTCACCTGGTGTTtgcctaaacggccgtttaaacAGCCGTTTAACACCGTTTACAACCGTTCCGTGTaggccgtttagaccgtttttCCCGTTTTTTGACCGTTTAAACGGTCAACGGTTTAATTTCCCGTTTACCCCCTAAACAAAACAGTTTGCCACCGTTTACCGTTTAATcggccgtttaggcgaacacTGGCTCTAGCTCATCTAAACATGCACTTATAGCAGGACCGCCGGCCTTGGCTAGGATCGCTCCCCCGCCGCCGGTGATGAGCAGGGCGGCTTGGGGGAGTTGCTTGCCGGCGCTCGCCGGATCTTGCAGGGAGGCCGCACAAGGGAGGGAGTCGCTGGCGAGGATCCAAACCTTGCTCGCCGCATTTCTCCAGAGGAGGGAGGGAAGGAGGCCACGCCGAGGAAGGCCCACGAGGAGCCACGAGGGCGGATGATGGTTGGTGGCGCAGCCTGGTGCTTGGCGTGGATGGCGACGGTGGAGGCTCATCGCTCGGTGGCTCGGCGGGGACCTGCGGGATCTGCTCGGCACTCGGAGGCTCCGTTGCAAGGGCTATCCTCTTTTGggtctgctgttggaaactagaAGGTTTGTGTGTGTGACCCTTTTTTCTTGCAAGACCCAAAGGAAGGAATGTATCTTGTATTTGGGTGAGgtctgttaggccttgtttagatgcgaaaaaaatttgaatttcgctacggtagcattttcgtttgtttgtggtaaatattatccaatcatggactaactaggatcaaaagattcgtctcgtgatttacagttaaactgtgcaattagtttttatttttatctatatttaatgtttcatgcatgtgccgaaagattcgatatgatagggaatcaactttttggtttttagggtgaactaaaccaggcctaaagATGGTCTAAACATGGGCGCCCCTAAAGTCAACGCTGTGGCAATAGAAGAGGCGGAGCGAGGTATTCCTAGCTCTGAAATGAAACAAAAAGGAGAAAATTGTTCACCTCAGCCCAGCAAAGGGCAGGCCGACAAGTTGCGTCTCGGCCCAATCCGATCTAACGTGGGGAGGCACGCCCACGCCGTGGCAGTGGAAGTGGAACCTTCTCGCCTCCATCCTCCTCTCCCCATCCCAGCAGCCACTCCCCACTCCGCTTCCCGTGGCCGTGGTTCAAATTTCGAATCCAGAAAGATAGATTTCCCCAAGCATTTCCGGTTCTGTTTCTCCCCTTTCTTTAAACCGTCCAATCGTCCTCCCCTCGTGCTCGCCTCGCTCGTTGCGCGTTCAAATTTCAAACCCCCTCCTCCGCCTCCTACGCCCCGAAccctagtcctcctcctcccctgcccCCGCCGCGCACCAtgagctccgccgccgcgccAGCTGCCGTCGGCAGCGGCAAGGAGCTTGCGAACCCGCCGGCCGACGGGATCTCCAACCTCCGCTTCTCCAACCACAGCAACAACCTCCTCGTCTCCTCATGGGACAAGGTCGGTCAGTGGTGGTCAGCCCAGCCGCCTCCCCTCCCGTTCCCCCGCTCGTCCTTACTAAACCCTAGCTAGCTCTTTGATCCCGCTGATTATGACCTGGTTTGGGTTTGGGCTTGCAGACGGTGCGGCTCTACGACGCCGACGCCAACGTGCTCAAGGGGGAGTTCGTGCACCCCGGGGCCGTCCTCGACTGCTGCTTCCACGACGACTCCTCGGGGTTTAGCGCCGGAGCCGACCACACCGTGCGGAGGTGAGCGGTTTTTCTTTTATGTGTTGTTATCTTTGTCTCTTCCATTCCTGCTTTACTGCACACCTTGCTCTGTGTCGAATTTCGGGATCGGGTTGGTGATGTGGAGCACAAGCACTGCAGCTGCGAAATTCCATGCGGCTGTGTGCTTTGAGATCACACTTTTGTTATCCATTTGGGGGATCGGGTTTGCTGTGTCACATGTAGTTCgagaatattattattatttcctCCTGTTGAAATGTCTTTTGTGGTGCATCTGATTTCGAAATTAGATCCACTATTTTCTGCGACTTGCTGTGCAGTAGATTTTTATGTTTCTTTCCTTTCACATAAATTAGAAAAGATGGCGACTTGTTGTGCTCTATGATTTTTTCCACTGATGATTTTCCATAGCAATAATTAACCAAAGAATTTTATAGTCAATTTTGTACTCACAGGATTCTGTTCTAGAATTATACAGTTGTGTTGTGTTTATATTTAAGTTGGGAAATATCTGGTCCCGTCCTTCTAAATTTTTCCAACTGTTCATGAAACCAAATGTTAGTGTTTATGTTTATTGTTGGATGTGAATCGAGTTCTTCATGTAAGATGGACAGTCATTGTGCATAGTTTGTCTCATTGAATGTTACTAGTTTCATAATTGGTAGCTTGTAAATAAACTTACATTTGCATTTTTCTGGGATCCACTTAAATGGAAATCAGAATATCTGATTAATGAATGTTACTCGTTCCATAATTAGCTTGCATGCAAATACGCTTAGATTGGCCTTTCTTGTATGTATGTGATTGTGAGCACAAGTAATGGGCGCAAATTATATATTTCAGGTTGGTATTTAGCTCGAACAAGGAAGATGTTTTGGGGCGGCATGATGGTCCGGTTCGTTGCGTGGAATACTCTTACGCTGCAGGTACTTTTATTCCCATAATTGCTTTCGGACTTCCATTGTAGCTTTTACTTTTCTTCTACAAGGTACTTGTGCAGCCTGATGCAGTTAAAAACTATGTAAATAACTATTTTCGTACTTGAATTCAGATAACACTATATATAGTTATGCAGTTATGTTTTTTAAAGTATTTAATCCTAGGACAAGGGACAAGTTATTTTCCTATTACTTGATCTGGTACATGGATTTGGTTCTGCATAGTTTACACTTTACAATGCCACAGTGCATTAGAACCTTTGTCTCTTAATTTGTGTTGAGAGTTGTACAGATGTCCTTGTCAAAGTCATGTCTTTAGTACttagttttttttgtttcctttttttttgtcttgGAACATTTTGTAGTATTTCAGTTCTCAGCAAATTAACTACGCACGGTCCTCAATTTAATCACAATCTCTGTCCATCGTGGCATGTTTTTGTTCTATGATGATTATGGTCATGTGAGATTAGTTGTTACCTTGCTATTCAAGGAATTATGTTACTAAACTAAATGAAGTTTTCTAAGCTGATGAAATGCTCTGTTGTGCTTTCAATAAATCTCTGGTAGTTGAAGTTAAATAATGAAAAACTATATAATGCACTTGGCGTTCTTTTACATACTGTACTTGATCTGTTGTGCTTTATCAGTGACTACCTAATGGGTCTGTATTATACTGtttgttttgttttatttaggTCAAGTCATCACTGGCAGCTGGGATAAAACTGTAAAATGCTGGGATCCAAGAGGAGTGAGTGGACCAGAGCGTACCCTTGTTGGGACATATGCTCAACCTGAACGTGTATATTCTCTTTCATTAGTAGGAAACAGGTTGGTTGTTGCAACAGCAGGAAGGCATGTAAATATTTATGACCTGCGCAATATGTCTCAACCTGAGCAAAAAAGAGACTCTTCTTTGAAATACCAAACACGATGTGTTCGATGTTTCCCCAACGGAACTGGTAATTGCTTCCATCTTGATTAGGTTGCTAGTTGACAACACTAATTGTATATTCTGTTTATATAGTAGAGCAACAGTAAATATATCAATAATCAATTTGCATTCATGGATTTCCTTTAGCTCTTTTTTAGTCTGCTAGTGCAACGTTTCTGTCGATACTTGTTTGGTTGTCTTTATTTGTGATGGGGGCTTTAATCTAGAATAAAGATTAGGGGCGCCTCAAGATTCTGTCATGGCCCAACAAGGACATGGACCATACAGGGCCATGACAGGTTCCATAAGTTCAGTTCAATCTTTATTTATGAGTTTGAGTTGAGGATTATTGGGTAGGTTCCATAGGTTCAGACATTGAATTTGCTCTGTATGTTTAATTACAAAATCAAATAATATAAATCTGGACAGCATGGTTAGTGTCTTTTAAGTTGTTACACATGAATGATAAGGAAACCTATTAAAAATGTAGCATTAAAATTTGTTTCTGTATTTTTTATAGTATGTTTTTTTGTCACATATTAAGCTGGGGTATTGGAATTTTCTCTGTTGATTTAACTTCAGTGAATAGAGTTTTCTGGTGCTCTCTGTTGTCTGTCCGCGCCTTGAAATTTCAAGTTGCaactttgttttattttttcacTTCTAGTTATTGTTCATACTAGCTTTCCATGATCTATCTTCCAAAGCATGGTAGTAATAATCCAGAATAACTATGCCACTCTTGGTACCATGCTGTGAGAGCTTACTCTTGATTTCTTGTATTAGAATTCAGAATATTCTTCCGAGTTCAACAATAATTACTTATTTACATTCTACTAAAATTGTAAACTAGTGTCTGTATAATGAATTCGTATATTGATTGTTTGATGCACCGTCTTATTTAGCCTTTTCTTAAAAGGGCATTACATCCCTTACTTCTACCAATAAGGGCTTGTTCTATTTAGTTACTACTTGAAACATGTGTATTTGGGAAGTGTTACCCCTGCTTTGAAAAGTCATGTGTTTGTCACTTTTGCAAAATATTCGTCGAGGGTTGGGTGGCCAATTCAAGTGAGTCTTGTTTACAGGAAACCTGCTGATTCAACTACAGTTTGATTGCTGTTAGCTGCTCTGTAATGGTCCAAGTAGTATGGTGCGGGCATACAGCTTTCAGTTTTAGTTTTTCCAGGTTGGACGACTGGTCTGGCCTTTTTTAATAATTATAGGCATATAGTATGCTGTACATTTATTGTTCAATATTGTTTATTTAGTTTTCAAGTTATTGTATATGATGTATATAAACCAAATATCCATGCTGTATGCTGATCTCAGTCTTTTGTGTCTTACTTCAGGATATGCTCTAAGTTCTGTTGAAGGGCGAGTTTCCATGGAATTCTTTGATCTATCCGAGTCTGCTCAGTCTAAAAAGTATGTTTTCTGCACCTTAGCTGCCAAAAGATGGGCACATGTCTGATGTCTTATAATTGCTTCATCATACTATAACTTAAATGTACATGTGGTTCCTGTAGCACCAATTGGAACAATGAATAGTGAAACTTCATTTGCAAACACACCTTGACAATTcactatatatattttttgaagCTTATGGCAATCTGTGCTCATACTTACGCTTGAACATGCTTGCAATTCAGTTGGAATGCTGGTCAATTTGTTTATGTTATTCAAAGAAAGATTGGTGCAATCTATGTAGTATCTGTGTCAACATTTTATAATTCCAATTCAAACTAAAAAGTGTTAGAAGAATGAAAACAAAATTGCCTGCAAACAGTAACCTTGCTATTTCCTTTTCCTGTTATTTTGACACTTTTTAGAAGTTTGTGTTTTTCATCTCCCAAAAGAGATTATCACTTAGAAAGTAAATTGATCCTTTTCCTGGCAGTTTCTAGTTGTTTCCTAAGCTAAGGTGGATTGTATGATCGTGTCTGGTTAGTGGTTACAAATTGCACTGGATATGTACCAAATACAAACTACATGTTTTGTGTTACTAAAAGTAGAAATGACACTAGTGTACACACACCTTCTGGAAACCTAGACTGAACAGTAGTACCTAGGGATGTATGTTCCACTTGTTTTGGGTCATTGGTATCCACTTTCATCTCTAGTGCCATTGATCGTGGGCAATTTTTCATGCAGGTATGCTTTCAAGTGTCACCGGAAATCTGAAGCTGGCAGGGACACCGTTTATCCTGTCAATGCAATTGCTTTCCATCCCATGTAAAGCCTTGCTGTTCCAATTTCTTGGTAGTTTGGTATCTCACTGGAATATTAGTTCTCATTTTGTTGCCCCTGTGCAGATATGGAACATTTGCCACTGGAGGGTGTGATGGATTTGTGAATGTGTGGGATGGCATTAACAAGAAAAGGCTATATCAGGTAAACCAAGTGAAGAGTTTTGCTTCATTGGGATGCTACTGTCTGAAATCTTTCTTGTGTTCATGATTTCCCTACTTTTGATTGCAGTACTCGAAGTACGCATCAAGCATTGCTGCTCTATCATTCAGTAAGGATGGCCATCTGCTTGCTGTGGCATCCAGCTACACCTATGAAGAGGGAGAAAAAACGTAATACTGAACTACTTCATCTGACAAATCTTTGTTTACATAagattaagaaaaaaaaatgttgaCTCACCATTGTTTTTGTGCATTTCAGGCATGAACCTGACGCTATATTTATCCGGACAGTGAATGAAGTCGAGGTGAAGCCGAAGCCCAAGGCATTGGCTGCCCCCCAGTAGTGTTGTGACTTGGTGGCGGTATCAGTCACATGGTTAGATGACCCGTACTTCTCTAAGAGTCTAAAGTTGATGTCAATTGCATTAGTTGACGCAGAGCTTGTTTGTGTGGAAAGAAGTGAAACGTCTGTTTCTTAATCTGGTCCTTCATCTTTCGTTTTAGTTGTCCGTGGAAACATATCATGTTCCAGCTGATTGTATATTCTGAGACAGATTATGTTTTAGTTTATTCGATTCTTCGTTGACCTTATTTATCAAATATTTAAGTAATCGTAAGCTTGGAACCTGGAGGGAAGAACTATGCTGGAGGGGAGTATTTGTAATTCCTGGCTTTGTTGTAACGATGCCTATTTATTAGGAgttgaagtttggaaagtggaggGAAGGACTTGTACCGCGCAGGCAA is part of the Sorghum bicolor cultivar BTx623 chromosome 10, Sorghum_bicolor_NCBIv3, whole genome shotgun sequence genome and harbors:
- the LOC8070716 gene encoding mitotic checkpoint protein BUB3.1, producing the protein MSSAAAPAAVGSGKELANPPADGISNLRFSNHSNNLLVSSWDKTVRLYDADANVLKGEFVHPGAVLDCCFHDDSSGFSAGADHTVRRLVFSSNKEDVLGRHDGPVRCVEYSYAAGQVITGSWDKTVKCWDPRGVSGPERTLVGTYAQPERVYSLSLVGNRLVVATAGRHVNIYDLRNMSQPEQKRDSSLKYQTRCVRCFPNGTGYALSSVEGRVSMEFFDLSESAQSKKYAFKCHRKSEAGRDTVYPVNAIAFHPIYGTFATGGCDGFVNVWDGINKKRLYQYSKYASSIAALSFSKDGHLLAVASSYTYEEGEKTHEPDAIFIRTVNEVEVKPKPKALAAPQ